The Deltaproteobacteria bacterium genome has a window encoding:
- a CDS encoding SCP2 sterol-binding domain-containing protein, whose protein sequence is MPTFENSDRLQQVLGGFFEYLLSDPQMGPKLINSKLVLKFNYKEPDLSITVDLSREKPEITFNDASKSPEVEMSMKADIAHRFWMGKVNLMIALARREMVAKGPIPKILRLLPIIKPAYQMYPNYLKEKGFSGYLSVL, encoded by the coding sequence ATGCCGACATTCGAAAATTCTGATCGTCTCCAACAAGTGCTGGGTGGTTTTTTTGAGTATCTGCTGAGCGATCCTCAGATGGGCCCTAAATTGATCAACTCCAAACTTGTCTTGAAATTTAACTACAAAGAGCCTGATCTCTCCATTACGGTCGATCTTTCAAGAGAAAAACCGGAGATCACTTTTAATGATGCCTCCAAGAGTCCTGAAGTTGAAATGAGCATGAAGGCGGATATCGCGCACCGTTTCTGGATGGGTAAAGTGAACTTGATGATCGCGCTTGCGAGACGAGAGATGGTCGCGAAGGGACCGATCCCGAAGATCCTGCGCCTCTTACCGATCATTAAGCCAGCATACCAAATGTACCCTAACTATTTAAAAGAAAAGGGGTTTTCAGGCTATCTCTCCGTTTTGTGA
- a CDS encoding iron-containing alcohol dehydrogenase gives MEFYQFNCPTRVVFNNGIARDFNAELASFNLSRLFLITDKVLMGLKLIDPIVAGLKQGGVEVAGIFSEVPSNSELSIVKKAAEQAIRSEAEGILSIGGGSVIDTAKTANILFTHGGDLVQDYSGAQTLPGLLKPHITIPTTAGTGSEVSSAAVILDESTHVKLSFVDRHLAPHLAILDPELTIGLPPKLTAATAMDALTHAIESYTSLQANPISEGFSTVAMKLIRKSLMRAVLHGEDLEARGDLLTAATMAGIAFDHAMVGVVHGMAHATGGLTGLHHGTANSIFLPWGMEYNLEAAEEKYAEIAEHLGVRKSGMDEEAAARAAIEAVKRLREELYHACGLPYRLRDAGVSEGLLEAIAEGAVNDGTSFYNPREVVKEEVLKQVKKAY, from the coding sequence ATGGAATTCTACCAATTCAACTGCCCCACGCGTGTCGTTTTTAATAATGGGATTGCACGCGATTTCAATGCCGAGCTGGCCTCTTTTAACCTCTCGCGACTCTTTCTGATCACGGACAAGGTCTTGATGGGACTCAAGTTGATTGATCCGATTGTTGCGGGACTCAAGCAAGGCGGGGTTGAAGTGGCTGGTATTTTCTCGGAGGTCCCATCCAATTCGGAACTTTCGATTGTGAAAAAGGCGGCGGAACAAGCGATTCGATCCGAGGCGGAAGGGATTCTTTCTATCGGTGGTGGGAGCGTGATCGATACCGCGAAGACAGCCAATATCCTTTTCACGCATGGTGGCGATCTTGTTCAGGACTATTCAGGGGCCCAGACGCTCCCTGGTCTTTTAAAACCGCACATTACGATTCCGACGACCGCAGGGACCGGAAGTGAGGTGAGTTCCGCTGCTGTCATTTTGGATGAATCAACCCATGTCAAGCTTTCGTTTGTGGATCGTCACCTCGCCCCTCATCTTGCGATCCTCGATCCTGAATTGACTATCGGCCTACCGCCCAAGTTAACCGCAGCGACCGCGATGGATGCCCTGACTCACGCGATCGAATCCTACACGAGTCTACAGGCGAATCCGATTTCAGAAGGTTTTTCTACCGTCGCGATGAAGTTAATAAGGAAAAGTCTCATGAGGGCGGTCCTTCACGGAGAGGATCTTGAGGCACGTGGTGACCTTTTGACCGCAGCGACGATGGCCGGGATCGCCTTTGATCATGCGATGGTAGGGGTCGTCCATGGAATGGCCCATGCAACAGGTGGTTTGACCGGTCTTCATCATGGGACGGCGAACAGCATCTTTTTGCCTTGGGGGATGGAGTATAATCTGGAAGCTGCCGAAGAAAAATATGCAGAAATTGCAGAACACCTTGGAGTCAGAAAATCGGGAATGGATGAGGAGGCGGCGGCACGTGCGGCGATCGAGGCGGTGAAGAGATTACGAGAGGAGCTTTATCATGCCTGTGGCCTGCCCTATCGTCTCCGTGATGCCGGTGTGAGTGAGGGTCTTTTGGAGGCGATCGCCGAAGGGGCGGTGAATGATGGGACCAGTTTTTATAATCCGCGAGAGGTCGTAAAAGAGGAAGTTTTGAAACAGGTTAAGAAAGCTTACTGA
- a CDS encoding amidophosphoribosyltransferase, with protein MCGIVGIYNHPEAANLAYLGLYALQHRGQESAGIVSSNGKELFSHRGMGLVADIYTEEVLKKLPGLCAIGHTRYSTAGESSLKNCQPILINYSRGWLACGHNGNLINIQKIRAELEAHGSIFQSTMDTEVLIHLIAASRKSSLVDRIIEALLKVKGAYSLVFLTESRLIAVRDPFGWRPLVIGKKGSESDPGGPTWVVASETCALDLVEAEFVREVEPGEVVTFDKDGMHSLRPFPIPRKKAMCIFEFIYFARPDSHIFGRDVYEMRKGFGKQLAREYPVEADVVIPVPDSGVPAALGYSEESGISFQTGLIRNHYVGRTFIEPKDSIRHFGVKIKLNPVREVLKGKRVIVVDDSIVRGTTSKKIVKMIRDAGAKEVHMRISSPPTTDPCFYGIDTPNKSELIASSHSVEEIRKFLGADSLAYLSTEGLYWFEKNHGEWFCDACFTGDYPLAVEDTTDKLKLARSQ; from the coding sequence GTGTGCGGAATCGTCGGCATCTACAACCATCCCGAAGCGGCTAATCTGGCTTATCTGGGGTTGTATGCCCTCCAGCATCGAGGGCAGGAGTCGGCCGGGATTGTTTCATCCAATGGGAAAGAGCTTTTCTCGCATCGCGGGATGGGGCTTGTTGCCGATATCTATACAGAAGAGGTTTTAAAAAAACTCCCTGGGTTGTGCGCCATTGGTCATACCCGTTATTCAACCGCGGGAGAGAGCAGTCTCAAAAATTGTCAGCCGATCCTGATCAATTATTCCCGTGGATGGCTTGCCTGTGGACATAACGGAAATCTCATCAATATCCAAAAAATACGTGCTGAACTCGAGGCACACGGGTCTATTTTTCAGTCGACGATGGACACAGAGGTTCTGATCCATCTGATCGCCGCCTCTCGAAAAAGTTCCCTCGTCGATCGGATCATCGAGGCGTTGCTGAAGGTGAAGGGGGCCTACTCACTGGTTTTCCTGACGGAGAGTCGGCTGATTGCAGTTCGTGATCCTTTTGGGTGGCGGCCTCTCGTGATCGGGAAAAAGGGTTCGGAATCAGATCCCGGCGGCCCCACTTGGGTTGTGGCCAGCGAGACCTGCGCCTTGGATCTTGTTGAGGCGGAATTTGTTCGGGAGGTGGAGCCGGGGGAGGTCGTGACTTTTGACAAGGATGGGATGCATTCCCTCCGTCCCTTTCCGATTCCCAGAAAAAAGGCGATGTGTATTTTTGAATTCATCTATTTTGCACGTCCGGACAGTCATATTTTTGGTCGTGACGTTTACGAGATGCGGAAAGGGTTTGGGAAACAGCTCGCTCGTGAATATCCGGTCGAGGCCGATGTTGTGATCCCGGTTCCGGACAGCGGTGTTCCCGCGGCGTTGGGGTATTCGGAGGAATCCGGGATTTCTTTTCAAACCGGTCTGATTCGAAATCACTATGTCGGACGAACTTTTATTGAGCCGAAGGATTCGATCCGGCATTTCGGGGTGAAGATCAAACTGAATCCGGTTCGAGAGGTTTTGAAAGGGAAGAGGGTGATTGTTGTCGATGACTCGATTGTCCGAGGGACGACCTCGAAAAAGATTGTCAAAATGATTCGCGATGCCGGGGCGAAGGAGGTTCATATGCGAATCTCCTCCCCGCCGACCACTGACCCCTGTTTTTATGGAATTGATACCCCTAACAAGTCTGAATTGATCGCCTCATCCCATTCTGTGGAGGAGATCCGGAAATTCCTGGGGGCCGATTCGCTTGCCTATCTCTCGACGGAAGGGCTCTACTGGTTCGAGAAAAATCACGGCGAATGGTTCTGTGACGCCTGTTTTACCGGCGACTACCCGCTCGCTGTTGAGGATACGACTGACAAGCTCAAACTGGCCAGGTCCCAATAA